The nucleotide window CTCGTGTTGATCCCCTTCATCGAACTCTACGTCGTCAACGAGTTCGGCTGGATGACCGGCCGCGAGTTCGTCGACGGCATCGCAATCGGCCAACTCTCACCCGGCCCGGTCGTGATGACGACGGCGTTCGTCGGCTACAAACTCATGCTCGACACCTACGGTCTGGTTTCGGTCGCCGTCGTCGGGGCGTTCGTCGCGATGGTCGGTGCCTTCGGCCCCTCGTTTGCGTTCATCATGGGCTTCTTCCCATACTTCGCGCGCGTCCGGGAGAACGACATCGTCCAGTCAGCACTCATCGGCGTCAACGCCGCGGTCGTCGGGGCGATTTTAGGCGCAACCGTGACACTGGCGCTTGAGTCGTTCGTCGACAGCTTCACGGTCGCTCTGGCAGCCGTAACCAGCGTGCTGTTCATCCGTGACGTTCACGCCGCGTACCTCATCCTCGGTGGCGGTGGCGTAGGTATGGCGTGGTATTTTCTCATCATCTAAGCGCGAAAAATGGCCCCGTTGTTTTTCCACGTGTGCCCCTGGGGCCGCCATCCACGCCTCTGGATGGCACACGTCGATAGACGATCGTTTGACACAAATTGATTGCCTAACAGGTTGGGGATGCTATCGCTCGCTCCGCTGGCGTGCCGGTCCTCGCCCGACAGACATCGTCGAACTCGCGCGTCGAACTCGCGGATCGATTCTGAGCACTCGAGTACGTCCGACTCGCTCTCGGCGACTCTAGAGGAGTTGATCGGCGATGATGTTCTTCTGGATCTCGCTGGTCCCCTCGTAGATCTTCGTGATACGGGCGTCGCGGTAGTAGCGTTCGGCCGGGTAGTCCGTCACGTAGCCCGCACCGCCGTGAACCTGTACGCCCTCGTCGGCGACCTCGACCGAAATCTCGCTGGCGAACAGCTTCGCCATACTTGAGTACTGGGCGGCGACGTCCTGATTGTTGTTCTCGACCTGACTGGCGGCACGGTAGGTCAGCGAGCGGGCGGCTTCGACTTTCGTCGCCATCTCGGCGAGTTTGTGCTCGATAGCCTGGAACTCCTTGATCTTTCGGTCGAACTGCTCGCGTTCGGTGGCGTACTCGATAGCGGCATCGAGCGCACCCTGTGCAGCTCCGACGGCCTGTGCAGCGACGCTGGTACGGCCGGACGCAAAGAACTCCATCAGCTGGTAGAAGCCCTGATCGACCTCGCCGATGACGTTCTCGGCGGGCACGCGGACGTCGTCGAGAACGACTTCGGCGAGATCGGAGGCGCGAATCCCGAGTTTGTTGTCGATCTTCTCGGTCGAGACCCCGTCGGTGTCCATCTCGACGAGGAAGGCAGTGATGCCGCGATGCCCGTCTCCGGGACTCGTCTTTGCCATCGCAACACCGACGTCGGCGACGGTCCCGTTGGTGATCCACATCTTGCTCCCGTTTATGACGTAGTCGTCGCCATCTCGCTCGGCCACCGTCTCCATCCCGGCGACGTTCGAGCCATGTGCGGGTTCGGAGATCATCGAACAGGACGCGCTCTCTCCGGCGGCGATTTTGGGGAGCCACTCCTCTTTCATCCATTCGTCGCCGAACTCGAGGATCATGTTCGTCCCGAAGCCAGCGCTGCCGACGGCTGAACCGATCCCAGGGTCGGCTCGCCAGAGCTCTTCGGTGACGATCGTACTCGAGAGCTTGTCCATCCCCGCGCCGCCGTACTCGAGCGGGATCGCCGGTGCGACGAAATCGTACTCGGCAGCCTTCTTGCGGAGCGCTTCCGGGTATCTGTGCTCGCGGTCGTGCTCTTCCGCGACTGGCTTCATCTCGTTTTCGCCGAACTCGCGAACGGCCTCCCGAATCGCTTCATGCTCGTCAGACAGCGTAAATGCCATACCCGGTTATCGGGTAGGAATGACAAAATAGCTTCGGCGAATGTAACCGATAAAAGGAGAAATAGGAATAAATCTAACACTGTAAGACTTCTCCTCGACAGCCAGCGTGGGCTCGATCCAAGGGGCGCTGCCCCTCCGCGTCCGCACGTTTATCAGTGATCACGGGACCAACGGGGATATGCCACACCGACCATCACGGCGCACAGTTCTCCAGATGCTCGGTTCGATCGGGACAGCAACCATCGCCAACTCGACAGCAGTCAGTGCAACTCCCAGCTGTGATGCGATCCGGACAGACGGCACTCACTCCCAAACGAGTGGCGTGTCGGCAGACGACCACCCAGACGGGGCAACACGCTATGTCGCCGTCGTCGATCGAATCGTCGACGGGGAGCACGTCGTCTTGTTGCTCGAGGACGGCGGCGACCTCGTCGACCAGCACGTCGAGCCGAAAGCGACGTTCGATGAAATCGCAGAACGGGACGTCGTACAGGTCGTGCTCAAAGACGACTCGCTGCTGGCGTACACCCATCTATCAACGCGATCGGGCCACAGCAGGAACACTCGAGGACGGTCTATCGCCGATCGCGCAACGACCACTCCTCAGAATCGACGGAGCACGACTGACGGCGTCAGTGGCTCGTTTTAGCGACCAGGGTCACGCTCGAAAGCTACCGCTGTGACCAGAACCGAGCGTATGCCGTACGGACGACTGCCTCACGAATTTGCTCGTTGGAAAAGTATGGGCCAACTCGGATTTGAACCGAGAGCCTCCACCTTATCAGAGTGGCGCTCAACCTGATTGAGCTATTGGCCCGCGTTCGCATTCAGTAGTTGTTGGCTGGTATGTTTAAGAGTTTCTTTCTTCGAGCGCTGTGAGATTCGCTACCGAGCAGAGGGATCGTCGGGCTCGTCGTCGACGTCGTCGGCTGCATCCGACGTGCGTTCGGTTCCGAAGTCGATCGTGTAGGAGTCCTCACTGGGGTCGGCATCCACGGAGTAGTCATCGGCACCTAGATCGTAGGTGCCGCTCTCGGTCGGCGTCTGGTTTCCACCTCGAGCCATCCCCTCGTCGGGGAAGCCGAAGGTCCAGACTTTGCCGCTTGCGAAGCCGCCCGTTTTCTTGTCCGCGTACGGAACGATCACGAAGCGTTTGAGGCCGGCGCGGATCGGAAGCCGGGTCACCGGGAGTACGAGCAGGAAGCCGATGGCGTCGGTGACCAGCCCGGGCGTGAGCAGGAACGCTCCCGCGGCGATCAACAGCCCGCCGTCGAGCAGTTCGTTCGTCGGCGGCTTGCCTTGGGCCAGCGATCGCTGCATCTTTCGGATGGTTCGGCGACCCTCGGCACGGACGAGCAACATGCCGACGAGTCCGGTCAGGACGACGAGCAACACCATTCCCACCCAGCCGAGATACGTCGTCTGGCTGACGACGATCGCGAGGATCACCGCATCGAGAAACGGGATGAGCAGGAGCGCGAAGATCCACCGGAGCATGCCCCGATATAGCCGGTGGAGGGTGAAAACGCTTTACTCTCATATTCTTTGCAACGAGCGCCACGCCCTCGAGTCGAGCCGGCTACTTCGAGTTGCGACGAGAGACGGTATTCAGTAGCGAACGAAGGGCTTACGCCTGCGACAGCCGAGGCTTCGGTATGAACGATCCGACCCGTGTCGAGTGGCGCGAGTGGGGACAGGACGCCTTCGACGAGGCGACGAAGGCGGACAAGCCCGTCTTGCTCTCACTCACTGCGACGTGGTGTGATCACTGCCACGAGATGGACCGCGCGACCTACGCGGAGCCACGAATCGCGGCCAACGTCAACGATAGTTTCGTCCCGGTTCGGGTCGACGCCGACCGTCGCCCGCGCGTGCGTGATCGGTACAATATGGGTGGCTTTCCCTCGACGGTCTTTCTCGCGCCGAACGGCGCTGTCCTGACCGGTGCGGGCTATCTCGGACCCGACGGGATGCGACAGGTTCTGGATAGCGTCCGGACCATGTGGGAGACAAACGGCAGCGGCGCCGCACGGATCCCACGGCCGCTTCGGGAGGACAACCCGCCCGCAGGCGAGTTGACGGCTGACATCGAAGCCGCGATGCTCGGGCAACTCACCGAAACCTACGACGAAACAGCCGGCGGCTGGGGCGAGAGTCCGAAGTTTCCGTTGCCCGATGCCCTCGAGTTCGCGCTCAAACGCGACCGGCGAATGGCACTGCG belongs to Natronorubrum aibiense and includes:
- a CDS encoding FxsA family protein — translated: MLRWIFALLLIPFLDAVILAIVVSQTTYLGWVGMVLLVVLTGLVGMLLVRAEGRRTIRKMQRSLAQGKPPTNELLDGGLLIAAGAFLLTPGLVTDAIGFLLVLPVTRLPIRAGLKRFVIVPYADKKTGGFASGKVWTFGFPDEGMARGGNQTPTESGTYDLGADDYSVDADPSEDSYTIDFGTERTSDAADDVDDEPDDPSAR
- a CDS encoding acyl-CoA dehydrogenase family protein; amino-acid sequence: MAFTLSDEHEAIREAVREFGENEMKPVAEEHDREHRYPEALRKKAAEYDFVAPAIPLEYGGAGMDKLSSTIVTEELWRADPGIGSAVGSAGFGTNMILEFGDEWMKEEWLPKIAAGESASCSMISEPAHGSNVAGMETVAERDGDDYVINGSKMWITNGTVADVGVAMAKTSPGDGHRGITAFLVEMDTDGVSTEKIDNKLGIRASDLAEVVLDDVRVPAENVIGEVDQGFYQLMEFFASGRTSVAAQAVGAAQGALDAAIEYATEREQFDRKIKEFQAIEHKLAEMATKVEAARSLTYRAASQVENNNQDVAAQYSSMAKLFASEISVEVADEGVQVHGGAGYVTDYPAERYYRDARITKIYEGTSEIQKNIIADQLL